In Neofelis nebulosa isolate mNeoNeb1 chromosome 10, mNeoNeb1.pri, whole genome shotgun sequence, one DNA window encodes the following:
- the GVQW3 gene encoding protein GVQW3 yields MSDRYLEQRISIKFCVKLNKSASETHHLLKEAYGDEVMSRARVFDWHKRFKEGREDVRDDARSGRPVTHRTDENIQKVKDLVCSNRRLTVRMMAEELNLDKETVRLILKENLNMRKVSAKVLSGILKDEPQPGKLDFRSDLSRETRKNSSCVRKKITSSETWTHLQCEAGGEIPLPVSHPQNHFPASQLLHASSSTSLPTRAAQDWFTPW; encoded by the coding sequence ATGAGTGACCGCTATCTAGAACAAAGGATTAGTATCAAATTTTGCGTCAAATTGAACAAGTCTGCAAGTGAGACCCACCACCTTTTAAAAGAAGCTTATGGGGATGAAGTCATGTCCAGGGCCAGAGTTTTCGACTGGCACAAAAGGTTTAAAGAAGGGCGGGAAGACGTTCGAGATGACGCCCGAAGTGGCCGTCCAGTCACCCACCGGACGGATGAAAATATTCAGAAGGTCAAGGACTTGGTTTGTTCAAACAGGCGGTTGACAGTGAGGATGATGGCCGAAGAGTTAAATTTAGATAAAGAAACTGTTAGACTCATTCTGAAAGAAAACTTGAATATGAGAAAAGTTTCTGCAAAAGTCCTCTCGGGTATTTTGAAGGATGAACCTCAGCCTGGGAAACTTGACTTTCGGTCTGATCTTTCAAGGGAAACTAGGAAAAATAGCTCGTGTGTAAGGAAAAAGATAACAAGTTCTGAAACATGGACTCATCTCCAGTGTGAAGCTGGCGGGGAGATACCTCTGCCTGTATCTCATCCCCAGAACCACTTCCCTGCCAGCCAGCTTCTGCATGCTTCATCATCAACAAGCCTTCCCACCAGAGCAGCTCAGGACTGGTTCACACCATGGTGA